Proteins encoded together in one Leishmania infantum JPCM5 genome chromosome 4 window:
- a CDS encoding serine-threonine protein kinase-like protein, producing the protein MTRTPSSLAPLPLSSFKQLSMNAPVQERSGTSSSNAPPAHKKQRHEGGCSGKVLDDRDADSVRVWGVLVAQNLPSRENGLLAHAPRCRCPVEGADAPGKESVTKLIASSSLREPEEDWLWRHVPPALRQFYFPVCSHSGSTYPCAPASAECSEKCWAASLQQEGDKSHPSPSPRLLLPLCGTRSNNGAVRLGRLASNGIVFATNPCVSNVHCTIAYQPGSDPRRGDAAAAATVAAEDKEAQRAAYEAAGAVAKVVAPLHRSPQPATDAPAAPHPRGDATGRNAARIMLSDYSTNGCIVNGQKVGKGRSARLRDGDVVELINAGPRRTTDYNLSFLFLTAEAFVRWVAEQPHQASTTQGADEDIALAEKEQQQRQALQTAARRRALLCRAQWNVEAQVRRMYGHSVDEYYSLDRAHPLGQGTFGTVYRAALRAEASASSQSPSLLDAGGGVAAGVPSSWEYVFSGDGVGEWTANPAEAAELREAYIRGKERRAPASVLHVSASAASTTAAEADAITTDDAAPQVFAVKIIRKQRMLFEALQQQQQQQHVEEGEGGTDRAPVSCIRNAATVATPGTAGAVPGTISAADAAVIEQLLLMETQPDDLAAQRRKEWTAGVLASLQLADLTPAALTPSSSLSAFRKSQHKPRDDDDSSDDGDAQPLSQQDREQRRRELIRCLPEALRRTYERELQHRRRQQREINILLAVRHRNVTALYEVFDQPDHLALVMEQATGGEVWDLLQIYKRRERGGKTGARKSERGANNHRNAGAQRLGDGKSNSTTAAATAATCDDDDDVELVSVGGPLPEFIVKIIIVQVIEAVLYLHTMGIIHRDLKLENLMLQRPCDRYALNALQLQTLVHQLRAYSHSHHASDASTSAATTCEEDSEAVEFTNPLSVLYTVHVPRHMWPVVKIMDFGLSHVLDHLQTHPFDSAGALHGFAGTLSQMSQGVEGRSAAAASAATEAVPERVKLIYSRNDATTSCGTPIYAAPEVTNPALRPDKMGYGAAVDMYSVGVIAYALLTGRAPFPSAKNPRRPGGPPVVNYDAPLRFQRHRRRPAVPKGATGPPASAGPLPSSRPSSSAARPPSEVACLPPLSVVESVRVVLPKERAETSAAFSAASEQTRQWHRRAEAVAASVRCAEQKRALAEGSDGGSSATPADTLFATTVEQLCASLTAYADMCASGGLEVDLDRLVYVSADAAATGVQANASVGRVMAPDGHVADVLLPPISALGTSFLRGLLEKYPSRRLTAYEALRHPWLRECV; encoded by the coding sequence atgacGCGCACTCCATCATCACTtgcacccctccctctctcctccttcaaGCAGCTCTCGATGAACGCACCGGTACAGGAACGCAgtggcaccagcagcagtaACGCGCCACCTGCGCACAAGAAGCAGCGCCATGAAGGTGGGTGTAGTGGCAAGGTCCTTGACGACCGTGACGCGGATAGTGTGCGTGTCTGGGGTGTCCTCGTCGCGCAGAACCTGCCGTCGAGAGAAAACGGGCTGCTGGCACACGCGCCGCGTTGTCGCTGCCCTGTGGAAGGGGCAGACGCGCCGGGGAAAGAGTCAGTGACGAAGCTGATAGCCTCATCGTCCCTGCGTGAACCTGAAGAGGACTGGTTGTGGCGGCACGTTCCACCAGCTCTGCGGCAGTTCTACTTTCCGGTGTGCtcccacagcggcagcacgtaCCCTTGCGCACCAGCGTCCGCAGAATGTTCTGAGAAGTGTTGGGCGgcctcgctgcagcaggagggaGATAAGTCTCACCCCTCGCCATCAcctcgccttctcctgcCCCTGTGTGGCACTCGCAGCAACAACGGCGCTGTCCGTCTCGGTCGCCTCGCCAGCAACGGCATCGTCTTCGCCACGAATCCGTGTGTCAGCAATGTGCACTGCACTATCGCCTACCAACCGGGAAGTGATCCTCGTCGcggtgacgctgcggcggcggctacAGTGGCGGCGGAAGACAAGGAGGCACAGAGGGCGGCCTACGAGGcggccggcgccgtggcCAAGGTCGTGGCTCCGCTTCATCGCAGTCCTCAACCCGCAACGgatgcgccagctgcgccgcatccacgCGGCGATGCAACCGGCCGCAACGCCGCTCGCATTATGCTCTCTGACTACAGCACAAACGGATGCATCGTCAACGGCCAGAAGGTGGGCAAAGGCCGCTcggcgcgtctgcgcgacGGTGACGTGGTGGAGCTCATCAACGCCGGCCCTCGGCGCACGACGGACTACAACCTCTCGTTTCTCTTCCTCACGGCGGAGGCGTTTGTGCGTTGGGTGGCAGAGCAGCCGCATCAGGCGAGCACGACACAGGGCGCTGATGAGGACATCGCCTTGGCGGAGaaggaacagcagcaacgtCAGGCACTGCAGacagctgcgcgacggcgtgcgctgctgtgcagaGCGCAGTGGAACGTcgaggcgcaggtgcggcgcaTGTACGGTCACAGCGTTGACGAGTACTACTCCCTTGATCGGGCACATCCGCTGGGCCAGGGAACGTTCGGCACCGTGTACCGCGCCGCCTTGCGCGCAGAGGCGTCAGCCTCATCGCAGTCGCCGTCCCTCCTCgacgctggtggtggtgtcgcgGCTGGTGTGCCCTCAAGCTGGGAGTACGTCttcagcggcgacggcgtgggTGAGTGGACGGCGAAcccggcagaggcggctgAGCTACGGGAAGCCTACATACGGGGGAAGGAGCGACGGGCGCCAGCCTCGGTGCTGCATGTgtccgcgtcggcggcctcgacgacagcagcggaggcggacgcAATCACCACAGATGATGCTGCGCCACAGGTGTTCGCTGTCAAGATCATCCGCAAGCAGCGCATGTTGTTTGAAgctcttcagcagcagcagcagcagcagcatgtcgaggaaggcgaaggcggtACGGATCGAGCACCTGTGTCATGCATCCGCAACGCTGCCACCGTTGCCACCCCTGGTACTGCGGGGGCAGTGCCAGGGACGATATCGGCCGCAGATGCCGCCGTGATTGAGCAGCTGTTGCTCATGGAGACGCAGCCGGACGATCTGGCCGCGCAGAGACGGAAGGAGTGGACAGCAGGTGTGCTCGCCAGTCTTCAGCTTGCCGACTTAACGCCCGCTGCCCTGacgccgtcctcctcgctcagcGCATTTCGGAAGTCGCAGCACAAGCCgcgagacgacgacgactcgAGTGATGACGGGGACGCACAGCCACTGTCGCAGCAAGATCGTGAGCAACGCCGTCGAGAGCTGATCCGCTGCCTCCCCGAGGCACTCCGCCGCACATATGAGAGAGAgttgcagcaccgccgccgtcagcagcgcgagaTCAACATTCTCCTCGCCGTGCGTCACCGCAACGTCACCGCACTGTACGAGGTGTTTGACCAGCCAGACCACCTGGCACTGGTGATGGAGCAGGCGACTGGAGGGGAAGTGTGGGACCTGCTGCAGATCTACAAGCGACGTGAGCGCGGGGGGAAAACAGGTGCTCGTAAGAGCGAGCGTGGCGCGAACAACCATCGTAACGCCGGTGCGCAACGGCTAGGCGACGGCAAGAGCAACtcgacaacggcagcggcgactgcAGCTACgtgcgacgacgacgacgacgttgAGCTCGTCTCGGTCGGCGGTCCGCTGCCGGAGTTCATTGTGAAGATCATTATCGTTCAAGTGATTGAGGCAGTGTTGTACCTGCACACGATGGGCATCATCCACCGTGACTTGAAGCTCGAAAATTtgatgctgcagcgcccCTGCGACCGCTACGCGCTcaacgcgctgcagctgcagacgTTGGTTCATCAGCTCCGCGCCTACTCTCACTCGCACCATGCAAGCGACGCGTCCACATCCGCCGCGACGACGTGTGAGGAAGACAGTGAGGCGGTGGAGTTCACAAATCCGCTGTCGGTGCTTTACACGGTGCACGTACCGCGGCACATGTGGCCGGTCGTCAAGATCATGGATTTCGGTCTCTCGCATGTGCTCGACCACCTGCAGACACATCCGTTCGACTCCGCAGGGGCGCTGCACGGCTTCGCCGGGACGCTCTCGCAGATGTCACAGGGCGTTGAAGGCAggtctgctgcagcggcatcagcagccacggaggcggtgccggagCGGGTGAAGCTGATCTATTCCCGCAACGACGCAACGacgagctgcggcaccccTATCTACGCAGCCCCTGAGGTCACCAACCCGGCCTTGCGCCCGGACAAGATGGGGTACGGTGCAGCAGTCGACATGTACTCCGTCGGCGTCATCGCGTACGCGCTGCTGACGGGGCGGGCACCGTTTCCGTCAGCGAAAAACCCGCGGCGGCCGGGTGGCCCACCTGTGGTGAACTATGACGCCCCCCTGCGCttccagcggcaccggcgccgcccagCAGTGCCGAAAGGCGCCACCGGCCCCCCAGCCAGTGCTGGGCCGCTCCCATCGTCACGGCCGTCCAGCTctgcggcacgccctccttcTGAAGTCGCGTGTCTACCTCCGCTGTCAGTGGTAGAGTCGGTGCGCGTGGTGCTGCCGAAAGAACGTGCCGAGACGTCAGCTGCGttctccgccgcctcggagCAGACTCGGCAGTGGCACCGGCgcgccgaggcggtggcggcgtctgTGCGGTGTGCGGAGCAGAAGCGTGCCCTTGCTGagggcagcgatggcggcagcagcgcgacgccGGCTGACACGCTCTTTGCCACCACCGTGGAGCAGCTCTGCGCATCACTCACCGCGTACGCCGACATGTGTGCGTCGGGTGGGCTGGAGGTGGACCTCGATCGCCTCGTGTACGTCTCCGCGGACGCTGCCGCGACCGGTGTGCAGGCAAATGCGTCCGTCGGTCGCGTGATGGCGCCTGATGGGCACGTCGCCGATGTGTTGCTACCCCCCATCTCGGCGCTCGGCACCTCCTTCCTTCGCGGGCTTCTGGAGAAGTACCCTTCTCGGCGGCTGACGGCTTACGAGGCATTGCGGCATCCGTGGttgcgcgagtgcgtgtga
- a CDS encoding putative ubiquitin-conjugating enzyme e2, with protein MLTTRIIKETEKLQKECPPGITATPTKENPRYFMVTIQGPPQSCYEGGLFRLELFLPEEYPMKPPKVRFLTRIYHPNVDKVGRICLDIIKDKWSPALLINKVLLSIQILMSSPNPDDPLANDVAEHWKEDEASALQTAREWTRKYAKP; from the coding sequence ATGCTCACAACGCGTATCATTAAAGAGACGGAGAAGCTCCAGAAGGAGTGTCCGCCGGGCATCACGGCCACACCAACCAAGGAGAACCCGCGCTACTTTATGGTGACCATCCAGGGGCCGCCGCAGTCGTGCTACGAGGGCGGCCTCTTCCGCCTGGAGCTGTTCCTGCCCGAGGAGTACCCGATGAAGCCGCCGAAGGTGCGCTTTCTCACGCGCATCTACCACCCCAACGTAGACAAGGTGGGTCGCATCTGTCTCGACATCATCAAGGACAAGtggtcgccggcgctgcttaTCAACAAGGTGCTGCTATCTATCCAGATCCTCATGTCGAGCCCAAACCCAGATGATCCTCTGGCGAACGACGTCGCGGAGCACTGGAAGGAAGACGAGGCCAGCGCGCTGCAGACGGCCCGCGAGTGGACGCGCAAGTACGCCAAGCCGTGA